A genomic segment from Orrella daihaiensis encodes:
- a CDS encoding NADP-dependent malic enzyme yields MNHDLTQLALDYHAQPRPGKISVTPTKPLSNQFDLSLAYSPGVAAACMAIHSEGDDAAAKYTSRANLVGVISNGTAVLGLGNIGALASKPVMEGKGCLFKKFANIDVFDIELNETDPDKLVDIIAALEPTLGGINLEDIKAPECFYIEQRLRERLKIPVFHDDQHGTAIISSAAIMNGLELVGKPIGSVKMVCSGAGAAAIACLDLLVHLGMKKENIVVCDSRGVIWQGREQNMEANKARYARQTEMRTLADACKDADVFLGCSTKDVLTADMVKSMGTQPLILALANPDPEIRPELAKEARPDCIIATGRSDFPNQVNNVLCFPFIFRGALDCGATRITEEMKLACVKAIAELAQAEQTDEVAQAYQGQDLSFGPEYIIPKPFDPRLIVTIAPAVAEAAARSGVALRPIEDIDAYKQKLQSQVYHSGQIMRPVFHQARQDPKRVLFADGEDERVLRAAQTSIDEKIARPILIGRPAVIEMRIQKMALRMKAGDTFDIINPEDDDRFHESWNAYYKLRARHGVTPTIAKAMIRKHNTLIGVMLMQRGDADAMICGIGSRFDNQLKYIDEVIGLKPGVQTYAAMNVLMLPEQTLFICDTHVNEDPTAQQIADMTIQAAAEVQRFGIEPKVALISHSNFGSRTSASARKMAEARQILLQRAPELNVDGEMQADSALSESILKSNFPDSTLSGPANLLIMPNIDTGNVTYNLLKMTGSNGVAIGPILLGAARPVHILTNSSTVRRIINMTALAVVNAQMESRT; encoded by the coding sequence ATGAATCACGATTTGACGCAGTTAGCCCTCGACTACCACGCTCAGCCTCGGCCCGGAAAGATTTCCGTCACACCGACCAAACCGCTGTCAAATCAGTTCGACCTCTCTCTGGCCTACTCGCCAGGCGTGGCAGCCGCATGCATGGCCATTCACAGCGAGGGCGATGACGCCGCGGCTAAATACACCTCTCGCGCCAACCTAGTGGGTGTGATCAGTAACGGCACCGCCGTGTTGGGTTTAGGCAACATTGGCGCTCTCGCCTCAAAACCCGTGATGGAAGGCAAAGGGTGTCTATTCAAGAAATTTGCCAATATCGATGTATTTGATATTGAGCTCAACGAAACCGATCCAGATAAGCTCGTTGATATCATTGCTGCACTCGAACCGACGCTAGGCGGCATCAACCTCGAGGACATCAAAGCGCCCGAGTGCTTTTACATAGAGCAACGACTGCGCGAGCGTCTAAAAATCCCGGTCTTTCATGATGACCAGCACGGCACGGCCATCATCTCATCAGCAGCCATCATGAACGGTCTTGAGCTAGTGGGTAAACCGATTGGGTCGGTCAAAATGGTGTGCTCGGGCGCCGGCGCTGCAGCCATCGCTTGCCTGGATCTACTGGTGCACCTGGGCATGAAAAAAGAAAACATCGTTGTCTGCGATTCACGTGGCGTGATTTGGCAAGGCCGCGAACAGAACATGGAAGCCAACAAAGCACGTTACGCGCGACAAACGGAAATGCGTACATTGGCAGATGCCTGCAAAGATGCTGACGTGTTTTTGGGTTGCTCCACCAAGGATGTGCTCACAGCTGACATGGTTAAAAGCATGGGCACACAGCCCCTTATCCTGGCCCTAGCCAACCCTGATCCTGAGATACGCCCCGAGCTCGCAAAAGAAGCTCGACCAGATTGCATCATCGCAACAGGACGCTCTGATTTTCCGAATCAGGTGAACAATGTACTTTGCTTCCCGTTCATCTTCAGAGGCGCCTTGGATTGCGGCGCAACGCGCATCACTGAAGAAATGAAACTCGCGTGCGTGAAAGCGATCGCTGAGTTAGCACAAGCTGAACAAACGGATGAAGTAGCACAGGCCTACCAAGGACAAGACCTGAGCTTTGGCCCCGAGTACATTATCCCCAAACCCTTTGACCCCCGGCTGATCGTCACGATTGCGCCCGCAGTGGCCGAGGCCGCCGCTCGCTCTGGCGTAGCCTTGCGGCCCATCGAGGACATCGACGCCTATAAACAAAAACTACAGTCTCAGGTTTACCACTCTGGGCAAATCATGCGCCCAGTATTCCATCAAGCCCGGCAGGATCCAAAACGCGTCTTATTTGCCGACGGCGAAGACGAGCGGGTGCTGCGCGCGGCTCAAACTTCAATTGACGAAAAAATCGCACGCCCAATTCTGATCGGCCGCCCTGCTGTCATAGAGATGCGTATTCAAAAAATGGCCCTTCGAATGAAAGCTGGCGATACGTTTGACATCATCAATCCCGAGGATGATGATCGATTTCACGAAAGTTGGAATGCCTACTACAAGCTACGCGCCCGGCACGGGGTTACTCCAACCATTGCCAAGGCGATGATCCGAAAACACAACACGCTCATTGGCGTCATGCTGATGCAACGCGGAGACGCAGATGCCATGATTTGCGGCATTGGCAGTCGCTTTGACAATCAGCTTAAATATATTGATGAGGTGATCGGACTAAAGCCTGGCGTGCAAACCTACGCAGCCATGAACGTGCTGATGCTGCCAGAGCAAACACTGTTTATTTGCGACACCCATGTCAACGAGGATCCAACCGCACAGCAAATTGCTGATATGACGATACAGGCAGCCGCTGAGGTCCAGAGGTTTGGGATCGAACCCAAAGTGGCTTTAATCTCACACTCCAACTTCGGAAGCCGCACAAGTGCCTCGGCACGCAAGATGGCCGAGGCTCGTCAAATCCTGCTCCAACGGGCTCCCGAGTTAAACGTAGATGGAGAAATGCAGGCCGATTCCGCACTGTCCGAGTCGATACTGAAGTCCAATTTCCCTGACTCGACCCTAAGCGGCCCTGCCAACCTTTTGATCATGCCCAATATCGACACAGGTAACGTGACATATAACCTGCTAAAGATGACAGGCAGCAATGGTGTAGCAATTGGCCCCATACTTCTAGGTGCTGCGAGACCAGTCCACATCCTGACCAATAGCTCCACAGTTCGTCGCATTATCAACATGACTGCACTAGCTGTGGTTAACGCGCAGATGGAGTCGCGCACTTAA
- the odhB gene encoding 2-oxoglutarate dehydrogenase complex dihydrolipoyllysine-residue succinyltransferase has translation MSISEVVVPQLSESVSEATLLTWKKQPGEAVSADEILIEVETDKVVLEVPAPASGVLAEIVKPDGSTVTSGELLAKIDTAAQASAAPAKPAAAAQAPAAATEAPAAAPPPAAAPAAGGATGVASPAANKILAEKGMSADGMTGSGRDGRVTKADAMAAQPAVSASPAPAMTASLDGRPEQRVPMSRLRARVAERLLQSQQENAILTTFNEVNMQGVIDLRNRYKDKFEKEHGVKLGFMSFFVKAAVAALKRYPVVNASVDGKDIIYHGYFDIGIAVGSPRGLVVPILRNADQLSIADIEKTIADFGKRAADGKLGIEEMTGGTFSISNGGVFGSMLSTPIINPPQSAILGIHATKERAVVENGQIVIRPMNYLALSYDHRIIDGREAVLSLVAMKEALEDPQRLLLDI, from the coding sequence ATGTCTATATCAGAGGTAGTGGTACCCCAACTGTCAGAGTCAGTCTCGGAAGCGACCCTGCTGACCTGGAAAAAACAACCCGGTGAAGCAGTATCAGCCGATGAAATTTTGATTGAAGTTGAGACTGACAAAGTGGTGCTTGAAGTGCCGGCGCCAGCATCCGGTGTCTTGGCTGAGATTGTCAAGCCAGATGGCAGCACGGTGACATCTGGAGAGCTTCTGGCCAAAATCGACACGGCCGCGCAGGCCAGCGCTGCTCCAGCCAAGCCCGCCGCTGCCGCTCAAGCACCCGCTGCTGCCACTGAAGCACCCGCGGCGGCGCCGCCACCTGCTGCAGCGCCAGCTGCGGGCGGTGCAACAGGCGTTGCTTCTCCTGCCGCAAACAAGATACTCGCAGAAAAAGGCATGTCGGCTGACGGCATGACAGGGTCCGGTCGTGATGGCCGTGTGACAAAAGCTGATGCCATGGCGGCTCAGCCTGCAGTATCTGCGTCGCCCGCGCCCGCCATGACTGCGTCTCTGGATGGCCGTCCCGAGCAGCGCGTTCCAATGAGTCGCTTGCGTGCTCGCGTGGCGGAACGGCTGTTGCAGTCACAGCAGGAAAATGCCATCTTGACCACTTTTAACGAAGTCAATATGCAGGGTGTGATTGACTTGCGTAATCGTTACAAGGACAAGTTTGAAAAAGAACACGGGGTCAAGCTTGGTTTCATGTCGTTCTTCGTAAAAGCAGCTGTGGCAGCGCTCAAGCGCTATCCAGTAGTCAATGCCTCCGTTGATGGCAAAGACATCATCTACCACGGCTATTTCGATATCGGTATTGCTGTTGGTAGCCCGCGTGGTCTGGTGGTGCCGATCCTGCGTAATGCAGACCAGTTGTCCATTGCCGACATCGAGAAAACGATTGCTGATTTCGGTAAGCGTGCCGCTGATGGCAAACTGGGTATTGAAGAGATGACAGGCGGTACATTCTCGATTTCCAACGGCGGCGTGTTTGGATCGATGCTCTCTACACCCATCATTAATCCACCGCAGTCAGCCATCCTCGGCATTCACGCCACTAAAGAGCGGGCGGTTGTTGAGAATGGCCAAATCGTGATTCGCCCAATGAATTATCTCGCTCTTTCCTATGATCACCGCATCATTGACGGTCGTGAGGCCGTGTTGTCTCTTGTGGCAATGAAGGAAGCTCTTGAGGATCCGCAGCGCTTGTTGCTTGATATCTAA
- a CDS encoding 2-oxoglutarate dehydrogenase E1 component: protein MSSHVESFQNSYLFGGNAPYVEELYESYLNNPSAVPENWRAYFDQLQNLPATDGQMQTRDLPHAPIVETFAQRARQGSSSMGAQKLDLTVASKQLHVQSLIAAYRSLGSRWADLDPLKLHDRDDIPELDPAFYGLTDLDMDQEFSATNTYFTSDSTMTLRQIIHALKDTYCRSIGAEFMHCSDPVVKRWIQERLESTRSAPVLPNEVKRNVLQQLTEAEGLERFLHTKYVGQKRFSLEGGESFIASMDELVNHAGECGIQEIVVGMAHRGRLNVLVNIMGKMPGDLFAEFEGKHADGLTDGDVKYHNGFSSDLSTRGGPVHLSLAFNPSHLEIVNPVVEGSVRARQERRGDEQGKQVLGVLVHGDAAFAGQGVVMETLNLAMTRGYGTGGTVHLVINNQIGFTTSDPRDKGSTIYCTDVVKMIEAPVFHVNGDDPEAVVFATRLAMDYRMTFGRDVVVDIVCFRKLGHNEQDTPSLTQPLMYKRIGQHPGTRKLYADKLTTQGVLAEGEGDEMVKAYRQYMEDGRRTIEPVLTDYKSKYAIDWTPYLGAKWTDQADTGVPIAELKRIGERITTVPDGFTPHPLVNKLLNDRRAMAAGDLNLDWGMGEHLAFATLVASGYAVRITGQDSGRGTFTHRHAVLHDQGRARWNDGTYIPLQNVVEGQAPFTVIDSVLSEEAVLGFEYGYSCADPNTLTIWEAQFGDFVNGAQVVIDQFIVSGEAKWGRQSGLTLMLPHGYEGQGPEHSSARIERFLQLCADNNIQVVQPTNAAQIFHLLRRQMIRQFRKPLVILTPKSLLRNKDAGSPLKDLASSRFKPVIGEVNESIDPANVKRVLVCSGKVYYDLVNARAERDVNNVAILRVEQLYPFAHKTFDAELRKYSKATEVVWVQDEPQNQGPWFYVEHHLYENLTKGQKLAYAGRPASASPAVGYMAKHVEQQKALIEQAFGRIKSFVLTK, encoded by the coding sequence ATGTCCTCGCACGTTGAATCATTTCAAAACTCATACCTCTTTGGCGGTAATGCGCCGTACGTAGAAGAACTCTACGAATCCTACTTAAACAACCCAAGCGCAGTCCCTGAAAACTGGCGAGCGTATTTCGACCAGTTGCAAAATCTGCCTGCCACAGATGGTCAGATGCAGACGCGTGATTTGCCACATGCACCTATTGTTGAGACATTTGCACAACGAGCCCGTCAGGGCTCGTCGTCCATGGGCGCGCAAAAATTAGATCTGACCGTTGCCTCGAAACAGCTGCATGTTCAGTCTCTGATTGCGGCCTATCGTTCACTGGGTTCGCGCTGGGCTGATCTTGATCCACTAAAGCTTCACGATCGCGACGACATTCCAGAGCTCGACCCTGCCTTTTACGGGCTCACTGATCTGGACATGGACCAGGAATTTTCTGCGACCAACACGTACTTCACGTCCGACAGCACGATGACGTTGCGCCAGATCATCCACGCGCTTAAAGACACCTACTGTCGTTCAATTGGTGCTGAATTCATGCATTGCTCAGACCCGGTGGTTAAGCGCTGGATTCAAGAGCGTCTGGAGTCCACACGCAGCGCACCGGTGTTGCCCAACGAAGTCAAGCGTAATGTGTTGCAGCAGTTAACTGAAGCCGAGGGTTTGGAACGCTTCTTGCACACCAAGTACGTTGGTCAAAAGCGATTCTCATTGGAAGGTGGTGAGAGTTTCATCGCATCCATGGATGAACTCGTGAATCATGCTGGTGAATGTGGCATCCAAGAAATTGTGGTGGGCATGGCACACCGCGGTCGCTTGAATGTGCTGGTCAATATCATGGGCAAAATGCCAGGCGACTTGTTTGCTGAGTTCGAGGGCAAACACGCCGACGGGCTCACCGATGGTGATGTGAAGTATCACAATGGTTTCTCGAGTGACCTGTCAACCCGTGGTGGCCCAGTGCACTTGTCATTGGCATTCAATCCATCGCATCTGGAAATCGTAAACCCCGTGGTTGAGGGTAGCGTGCGCGCCCGTCAGGAGCGCCGAGGTGACGAGCAGGGCAAGCAGGTCCTTGGCGTATTGGTGCACGGCGATGCGGCGTTTGCCGGTCAGGGTGTTGTGATGGAAACCCTGAACTTGGCGATGACCCGTGGCTATGGCACGGGCGGTACTGTACATCTGGTGATCAATAATCAAATCGGATTTACGACGTCGGATCCTCGTGACAAGGGCTCAACCATCTACTGCACTGATGTGGTCAAGATGATCGAGGCTCCAGTGTTTCACGTCAATGGCGATGATCCGGAGGCGGTAGTGTTTGCCACTCGCTTGGCGATGGACTACCGCATGACGTTCGGCCGCGACGTCGTGGTAGACATTGTGTGTTTCCGCAAGCTTGGTCACAACGAGCAGGACACGCCGTCCTTGACTCAACCGCTAATGTACAAGCGCATTGGGCAGCATCCGGGCACACGCAAACTTTACGCCGATAAGCTCACGACCCAAGGCGTTTTGGCTGAGGGCGAGGGCGACGAGATGGTGAAGGCCTATCGTCAATACATGGAAGATGGTCGTCGAACAATCGAGCCAGTCCTGACCGACTACAAGAGCAAGTATGCAATCGATTGGACGCCTTATCTTGGCGCGAAGTGGACAGATCAGGCCGATACCGGTGTGCCAATAGCAGAACTTAAACGAATCGGCGAACGCATCACCACGGTCCCTGATGGTTTTACCCCGCACCCCTTGGTAAACAAGTTGCTCAACGACCGACGTGCAATGGCCGCTGGCGACCTCAATCTCGATTGGGGAATGGGCGAGCATTTGGCGTTTGCGACACTAGTTGCTTCGGGCTACGCTGTTCGTATTACTGGTCAAGACTCAGGGCGGGGTACATTTACGCACCGTCATGCGGTCTTGCACGATCAGGGACGAGCCCGCTGGAACGACGGAACCTATATCCCATTACAAAACGTGGTTGAAGGGCAGGCTCCCTTTACCGTTATCGATTCGGTTTTGTCTGAAGAGGCAGTCCTTGGGTTTGAATACGGTTATTCATGTGCCGATCCGAATACGCTGACCATCTGGGAAGCTCAGTTTGGTGATTTCGTCAACGGTGCCCAAGTCGTCATCGATCAGTTCATCGTCTCGGGTGAGGCCAAATGGGGGCGGCAGTCTGGTCTGACTTTGATGTTGCCGCATGGATACGAAGGTCAGGGTCCAGAGCATTCATCGGCCCGCATTGAGCGGTTCTTGCAGCTTTGTGCAGACAACAATATTCAAGTCGTTCAGCCAACCAATGCCGCGCAGATCTTTCATTTGTTGCGACGTCAAATGATCCGGCAATTCCGCAAGCCGCTAGTGATCTTGACACCGAAGTCGCTATTGCGCAATAAGGATGCTGGTTCGCCACTGAAGGACTTGGCATCGTCGCGCTTTAAGCCGGTTATTGGCGAAGTCAACGAATCGATCGATCCAGCGAACGTCAAGCGTGTCTTGGTCTGTTCAGGCAAGGTGTATTACGACCTTGTGAATGCACGTGCGGAGCGCGATGTAAACAACGTGGCCATTTTGCGTGTTGAGCAACTTTACCCGTTTGCGCACAAGACTTTCGATGCCGAACTGCGCAAATACAGTAAAGCTACCGAAGTGGTTTGGGTGCAGGATGAGCCTCAAAACCAAGGTCCTTGGTTCTATGTGGAGCATCATTTGTATGAGAATCTCACCAAAGGCCAAAAGCTTGCGTATGCAGGTCGTCCGGCTTCAGCATCGCCAGCGGTGGGCTACATGGCTAAGCACGTTGAGCAACAGAAAGCATTGATTGAACAAGCCTTTGGCCGAATCAAGTCGTTTGTGTTGACCAAGTAG